One region of Primulina tabacum isolate GXHZ01 chromosome 1, ASM2559414v2, whole genome shotgun sequence genomic DNA includes:
- the LOC142536922 gene encoding U1 snRNP-associated protein usp106, producing MDALRKQLDVLMGANRNGDSKEVTRKYYDRDVCRLFLAGICPHELFQLTKMDKGPCPKIHSLPLRKEYEEAKAKGLDNYDKDLEDTIDRLIVECDRKISRALRRLDEEDAKAAIAISVTEVTQTPENIELSKQIKAKLKEADQFDLEGKTDMKIRALEEVEELRIKRADNQSMLLLDAFNKDRASLPQPPTNTASSLPAAVSDPRIQEMINEKLKKAEDLGEQGMVDEAQKALEEAEALKKLPARQEPVADPSKYTAADVRITDQKLRVCDICGAFLSVYDSDRRLADHFGGKLHLGYMQIREKLAELQEERDKKQKAYEEERRSRDQRSRDRERESSRDRDRVDSRDHGRDYERRDRDRHQDRERERERDRNVSRSYDSRGRRRSRSRSRERSRDYDRNRRHDRY from the exons ATGGATGCGCTGAGGAAACAGCTGGACGTGCTGATGGGAGCGAATCGGAATGGCGACTCGAAAGAGGTGACGCGAAAATACTACGATCGAGATGTCTGCCGGCTCTTCCTCGCCGGAATCTGCCCTCACGAGCTTTTCCAGCTTACG AAAATGGACAAAGGACCATGCCCCAAGATACATTCTTTACCGCTGAGAAAAGA ATACGAGGAAGCGAAAGCAAAAGGTCTTGACAATTATGACAAGGACTTGGAGGATACTATAGACAGGCTTATTGTTGAGTGCGATCGTAAAATCTCCAGGGCTTTGAGGAGACTTGATGAAGAGGATGCTAAAGCAGCTATTGCAATCTCTGTAACCGAAGTCACCCAG ACACCAGAGAATATTGAGTTGTCTAAGCAAATCAAAGCGAAACTAAAGGAGGCTGATCAATTTG ATCTTGAAGGCAAGACAGACATGAAGATTCGAGCTCTAGAAGAGGTTGAAGAATTAAGAATTAAAAGAGCGGACAACCAG TCGATGCTTCTTTTGGATGCTTTCAACAAAGATCGTGCATCCCTTCCCCAACCCCCCACGAACACTGCGTCTTCCTTGCCTGCAGCTGTCTCAGATCCTCGCATTCAAGAAATGATCAACGAGAAGTTAAAGAAAGCTGAAGATCTTG GTGAACAAGGAATGGTAGATGAAGCGCAGAAAGCTTTGGAAGAGGCTGAAGCACTTAAAAAG CTTCCAGCACGTCAGGAACCTGTGGCAGATCCTTCAAAGTACACAGCTGCCGATGTGCGAATT ACTGATCAGAAGCTTCGTGTCTGTGACATTTGTGGAGCATTCTTGAGTGTTTATGACAG TGATCGTCGTTTAGCAGATCATTTTGGCGGAAAGCTTCACTTAGGTTACATGCAAATTCGGGAAAAATTGGCTGAACTCCAG GAAGAGAGAGACAAGAAACAAAAAGCCTATGAAGAAGAGAGAAG ATCCAGAGATCAGAGAAGCAGGGATCGTGAAAGGGAATCTAGCAGGGATCGCGATAGAGTTGATAGCCGTGACCATGGAAGGGATTATGAGCGCAGAGATCGTGATAGGCACCAAGATCGTGAGCGTGAGCGTGAAAGAGATAGAAATGTTTCTCGCAGCTATGATTCCAGGGGTCGCCGAAGGTCTCGTTCTCGATCAAGAGAACGATCAAGGGATTATGATCGCAACAG